One genomic region from Knoellia sp. p5-6-4 encodes:
- a CDS encoding FAD-dependent monooxygenase — MSSGAGPTGPRSAGRVAVIGNGPVGQTTALLLAGWGVHVVLLDRRPARDPVGSKAICQQRDVLDVWASCGGERIAQEGLTWSRARTFYREHELFCVELQDPGRSPFPPFVNISQARTEEILDEAIAAQPLIEERWGHEVVGLDQELDDRVVVHCETSAGPVDVEAAYAVACGGARGRQLRELLGVGFEGRSFADSFLICDIRAELPGWENERRFYFDPVWNPGRQVLIHPCPGGLYRIDWQVDPSFDLDRARADGSLDVRIRQVVGDRSYEVDWTSLYTFHARVADRFRVGRVLLAGDLAHLVAPFGARGLNSGVGDADNAAWKIAFVLRGWAGEALLDSYESERRAAAVENLGVTSATMDFLVPHSPEGAARRRELLEAAVTDPAVHERVDSGRLAEPFWYVDSELTTPHSARHWPGRPPRGQAPAPVPGVIIPDAPVRDAENPGVTHIRQLCRSGLLVLLGDAGQREAAAKALDDVLPPELPRRIVPLDEIDTDGILRTALRMEGSREMWLVRPDAHLAACVATPKDLAAAARRLLPR; from the coding sequence ATGAGCAGCGGGGCGGGACCCACCGGCCCCCGCTCCGCCGGTCGCGTCGCGGTCATCGGCAACGGCCCGGTCGGCCAGACGACGGCGCTGCTGCTGGCCGGGTGGGGGGTGCACGTGGTGCTCCTGGACCGACGACCGGCCCGTGACCCCGTGGGCAGCAAGGCCATCTGCCAACAGCGCGACGTGCTCGACGTGTGGGCATCCTGCGGCGGCGAGCGCATCGCCCAGGAGGGCCTGACGTGGTCCCGCGCGCGCACTTTCTACCGTGAGCACGAGCTCTTCTGCGTCGAGCTGCAGGACCCTGGCCGCTCGCCGTTCCCGCCGTTCGTGAACATCTCACAGGCGCGCACGGAGGAGATCCTCGACGAGGCCATCGCCGCCCAGCCGCTCATCGAGGAGCGGTGGGGCCACGAGGTCGTCGGGCTCGACCAGGAGCTCGACGACCGCGTGGTCGTGCACTGCGAGACCAGCGCCGGCCCGGTCGACGTCGAGGCTGCGTATGCCGTGGCGTGCGGCGGGGCGCGCGGGCGGCAGCTGCGTGAGCTGCTGGGCGTGGGGTTCGAGGGGCGCAGCTTTGCCGACTCGTTCCTGATCTGCGACATCCGGGCCGAGCTGCCCGGCTGGGAGAACGAGCGACGGTTCTACTTCGACCCCGTCTGGAACCCCGGCCGGCAGGTGCTGATCCACCCCTGCCCCGGCGGGCTCTACCGCATCGACTGGCAGGTCGACCCTTCGTTCGACCTCGATCGCGCCCGCGCCGACGGCTCCCTCGACGTGCGGATCCGGCAGGTGGTCGGCGATCGGTCCTACGAGGTCGACTGGACGTCGCTGTACACCTTCCACGCCCGCGTCGCCGACCGGTTCCGTGTCGGGCGGGTGCTGCTCGCCGGCGACCTCGCGCACCTCGTGGCCCCCTTCGGCGCCCGCGGCCTCAACTCCGGTGTGGGAGACGCGGACAACGCGGCCTGGAAGATCGCGTTCGTCCTGCGGGGATGGGCGGGCGAGGCCCTGCTGGACTCCTACGAGAGCGAGCGTCGGGCCGCGGCGGTCGAGAACCTGGGGGTCACTTCGGCCACGATGGACTTCCTCGTCCCCCACTCGCCGGAAGGAGCCGCGCGCCGGCGCGAGCTCCTCGAGGCTGCCGTCACCGACCCCGCCGTGCACGAGCGCGTCGACTCGGGGCGCCTGGCCGAGCCCTTCTGGTACGTCGACTCGGAGCTCACGACCCCCCACAGCGCCCGCCACTGGCCGGGGCGTCCGCCCCGCGGACAGGCACCGGCACCGGTCCCCGGCGTGATCATCCCCGATGCCCCTGTCCGAGACGCCGAGAACCCCGGCGTCACCCACATTCGGCAGCTGTGCCGGTCCGGGCTGCTGGTGCTCCTCGGGGACGCCGGCCAGCGCGAGGCCGCGGCCAAGGCCCTCGACGACGTCCTTCCCCCGGAGCTGCCCCGCCGGATCGTGCCCCTCGACGAGATCGACACCGACGGCATACTGCGCACTGCCCTCCGCATGGAGGGCAGCCGCGAGATGTGGCTGGTGCGGCCCGACGCCCATCTCGCAGCCTGCGTGGCCACTCCGAAGGACCTGGCGGCGGCCGCCCGACGCCTGCTCCCCCGGTGA
- a CDS encoding DNA polymerase, whose product MTGPPAGSPRGTRLALVAAPRTAGQPRLVAVVGEGVEECGTDEQVVGLVERLERERSPRWTWWSAAQDAAPLVAARVPLARCWDVAEAHRILAGGWEASAHVAWARAQGLDPSTIPAATVGDLFDFGAAEADTGDPDSAVRTDGYLRPEAGADGSAGWTMTPSRLVSWARAALECAVAQEKALNQAGPRGVGTAHSESAAALLCVELERDGLPLDRATAERLIAEAAGPRPEDERQARAVRAQRDTAVLRLAPGRESTDLRNPVQVRELLASVGVDVPNTRKWVLEPFRDTHPLVAALLEWRKDERIATTYGYAWLEAHVGADDRLRGAWTACDGAAGRMTAQNGLHNLPASLRPAVAAHPGHVLVRADLGQIEPRVLAAVSGDRAFAAATRADDLYAPVAATLGVERPVAKIAVLAAMYGQRSGAAGEALKGLERAYPIAMAFLDQAYAAGARGRPVRTFGGRTIPMGPSAEGIAPGADPARDAARGRFARNAVIQGAAAELFKAWAATVRATTRDLGAQIVLCLHDELLVHVPADRAEECLHRVVHALDDSARRWTGSTEVRFVADASIVTRWSDAKE is encoded by the coding sequence GTGACGGGACCTCCCGCCGGCTCCCCTCGCGGCACCCGCCTCGCCCTCGTGGCCGCACCTCGCACCGCTGGTCAGCCTCGGCTGGTCGCCGTGGTCGGCGAGGGGGTCGAGGAGTGCGGCACTGACGAGCAGGTGGTGGGCCTCGTGGAGCGCCTCGAGCGCGAGCGCTCCCCGCGCTGGACCTGGTGGTCGGCCGCCCAAGACGCCGCCCCCCTGGTCGCCGCCCGGGTCCCGCTCGCCCGCTGCTGGGACGTGGCCGAGGCGCACCGGATCCTCGCCGGTGGGTGGGAGGCCTCTGCGCACGTGGCCTGGGCCCGGGCGCAGGGCCTCGATCCGTCGACCATCCCGGCCGCCACCGTCGGCGACCTCTTCGACTTCGGCGCCGCCGAGGCCGACACCGGCGACCCCGACAGCGCGGTGCGCACCGATGGGTACCTCCGGCCGGAGGCAGGGGCAGACGGTTCGGCGGGGTGGACGATGACACCCTCCCGCCTGGTGTCGTGGGCCCGGGCTGCACTGGAATGCGCTGTGGCACAGGAGAAGGCGCTCAACCAGGCAGGTCCGCGCGGGGTGGGCACGGCGCACTCCGAGTCCGCGGCCGCGCTGCTCTGCGTGGAGCTCGAGCGCGACGGGCTGCCGCTGGACCGCGCGACCGCCGAGCGGCTGATCGCCGAGGCTGCGGGACCCCGGCCGGAGGACGAGCGCCAGGCCCGCGCCGTGCGGGCCCAGCGGGACACGGCCGTGCTTCGGCTCGCGCCGGGCCGCGAGTCCACCGACCTGCGCAACCCGGTGCAGGTGCGCGAGCTGCTCGCCAGCGTCGGCGTCGACGTGCCCAACACGCGCAAGTGGGTGCTCGAGCCGTTCCGGGACACCCACCCCCTGGTGGCTGCCCTGCTGGAGTGGCGCAAGGACGAGCGGATCGCCACGACCTACGGCTACGCCTGGCTCGAGGCCCACGTCGGCGCCGACGACCGCCTGCGGGGCGCCTGGACCGCATGCGACGGCGCCGCCGGGCGGATGACCGCCCAGAACGGGCTGCACAACCTGCCTGCCTCCCTGCGTCCGGCGGTGGCGGCGCACCCGGGCCACGTCCTCGTGCGCGCCGACCTCGGGCAGATCGAGCCGCGGGTGCTCGCCGCGGTGTCCGGTGACCGTGCCTTCGCCGCCGCGACCCGCGCCGACGACCTCTACGCTCCGGTGGCCGCCACGCTGGGGGTCGAGCGCCCCGTGGCCAAGATCGCGGTGCTCGCCGCGATGTACGGCCAGCGCAGCGGCGCCGCGGGAGAGGCGCTCAAGGGCCTGGAGCGCGCCTACCCGATCGCGATGGCCTTCCTCGACCAGGCGTATGCCGCGGGTGCTCGGGGCCGGCCGGTGCGCACCTTCGGGGGCCGCACCATCCCTATGGGGCCCTCCGCCGAGGGCATCGCCCCCGGGGCGGACCCGGCGCGGGACGCGGCCCGCGGCAGGTTCGCCCGCAATGCCGTCATCCAGGGGGCTGCCGCCGAGCTGTTCAAGGCCTGGGCTGCGACGGTGCGGGCCACCACGCGCGACCTCGGCGCGCAGATCGTGCTGTGCCTGCACGACGAGCTCCTCGTGCACGTTCCGGCCGACCGGGCCGAGGAGTGCCTGCACCGCGTCGTGCACGCCCTGGACGACAGCGCGCGGCGCTGGACGGGCTCGACCGAGGTCCGTTTCGTGGCGGACGCGAGCATCGTGACGCGCTGGTCGGACGCCAAGGAGTGA
- a CDS encoding DUF1206 domain-containing protein: MSDVISSARQASDHPALETAARVGYAVSGLLHLLIGWIALQVAWGLGGSGKDADQSGALQSLAGNSAGMLALWVGVLGFLGLGLWQLADSAFGHPGSDKEAWGGRIKAFSKAVIYLALGWTTFNFARGKSSDSESQTVDLTSSLMSKPGGQWLVGIVGLVVIGVGAYHVWKGATEGFLRDLEKDPGTWAVRAGVVGYIAKGVALAVVGVLFILAAMHANPEESKGLDGALRTLKDQPFGPGLLTAVALGIGAYGLYSFSRARHARV; the protein is encoded by the coding sequence ATGAGCGACGTCATCAGCAGTGCGCGGCAGGCCAGCGACCACCCTGCCCTCGAGACCGCGGCCCGGGTGGGCTACGCGGTCAGTGGCCTGCTCCACCTGCTCATCGGGTGGATCGCGCTGCAGGTCGCGTGGGGTCTGGGCGGCTCGGGCAAGGACGCCGACCAGAGCGGGGCACTGCAGTCGCTCGCGGGCAACAGCGCCGGAATGCTCGCCCTGTGGGTGGGCGTGCTGGGCTTCCTCGGTCTCGGGCTGTGGCAGCTGGCTGACTCGGCCTTCGGACACCCCGGCTCCGACAAGGAGGCCTGGGGTGGGCGCATCAAGGCGTTCAGCAAGGCCGTGATCTACCTCGCGCTGGGCTGGACGACGTTCAACTTCGCGCGTGGCAAGAGCTCGGACAGCGAGAGCCAGACGGTCGACCTCACCTCCTCGCTCATGAGCAAGCCGGGCGGGCAGTGGCTCGTGGGCATCGTCGGCCTCGTCGTGATCGGCGTCGGTGCCTACCACGTCTGGAAGGGCGCCACCGAGGGCTTCCTGCGCGACCTCGAGAAGGACCCGGGCACCTGGGCGGTCCGCGCCGGCGTCGTGGGCTACATCGCCAAGGGCGTGGCCCTCGCCGTGGTGGGCGTGCTGTTCATCCTTGCGGCCATGCACGCCAACCCCGAGGAGTCCAAGGGGCTCGACGGCGCCCTGCGCACCCTGAAGGACCAGCCCTTCGGCCCGGGGTTGCTGACCGCCGTCGCGCTCGGCATCGGCGCCTACGGGCTCTACAGCTTCAGCCGCGCGCGGCACGCGCGAGTCTGA
- a CDS encoding PAC2 family protein, with protein MQNPSELYRFETDAKPHELRASVMIVTLGGFVDAGQTQRLLTEHLLASSDGSVVASFDVDQLLDYRGRRPGMVFDTNRWVSYDDPALALHRLVDRDGTPFLLLAGPEPDYQWERVVEAIRELVVRLGVDLVVTAHGIPMAVPHTRPIGMTAHATDPRLVPEQLNPFGRVQVPGSLSSLLELRLGESGHDAIGFAIHVPHYLAQSEFADGAVTALNAITGATALDLPIDDLVAAAGLNRAEIADELAGSEEVAQVVAALERQYDTFVEGLQKPSLLATDVSELPSADEIGAEFEQFLREVAEDERDD; from the coding sequence GTGCAGAACCCGTCCGAGCTGTACCGCTTCGAGACCGACGCCAAGCCGCACGAGCTGCGCGCCTCGGTGATGATCGTCACGCTCGGGGGATTCGTCGACGCCGGCCAGACGCAGCGCCTGCTCACCGAGCACCTGCTCGCGTCCTCGGACGGTTCGGTGGTCGCCTCCTTCGACGTCGACCAGCTCCTCGACTACCGCGGCCGGCGCCCCGGGATGGTCTTCGACACCAACCGCTGGGTCAGCTACGACGACCCCGCCCTCGCGCTGCACCGGCTGGTCGACCGTGACGGCACGCCGTTCCTGCTCCTGGCCGGGCCGGAGCCCGACTACCAGTGGGAGCGCGTGGTCGAGGCGATCCGCGAGCTCGTCGTCCGGCTGGGCGTCGACCTCGTGGTCACCGCGCACGGCATCCCCATGGCGGTGCCGCACACCCGGCCCATCGGCATGACCGCGCACGCCACCGACCCCCGACTGGTCCCCGAGCAGCTCAACCCGTTCGGCCGGGTGCAGGTGCCGGGCAGCCTCTCCTCGCTGCTCGAGCTGCGGCTGGGGGAGTCGGGCCACGACGCCATCGGCTTCGCCATCCACGTGCCCCACTACCTGGCGCAGTCGGAGTTCGCCGACGGCGCCGTCACCGCGCTCAACGCCATCACCGGCGCGACGGCCCTCGACCTGCCGATCGACGACCTGGTCGCCGCGGCGGGCCTCAACCGTGCCGAGATCGCCGACGAGCTTGCCGGTTCCGAGGAGGTGGCCCAGGTGGTCGCCGCCCTCGAGCGCCAGTACGACACCTTCGTCGAGGGGCTGCAGAAGCCGAGCCTGCTCGCCACCGACGTGAGCGAGCTGCCCTCGGCCGACGAGATCGGCGCCGAGTTCGAGCAGTTCCTGCGCGAGGTCGCCGAGGACGAGCGCGACGACTGA
- the hrpA gene encoding ATP-dependent RNA helicase HrpA, producing MPDLHYPEHLPVVERKDDIAEAIRHHQVVIVAGETGSGKTTQLPKICLELGRGREGLVGHTQPRRIAARSVAERIAEELEVELGTAIGYQVRFTDLSSDNTLVKVMTDGILLNEMQHDRLLSKYDTIIIDEAHERSLNIDFILGYLKQLLPRRPDLKVVITSATIDPEKFAKHFAGPDGTPAPIIEVSGRTYPVEVRYRPLVDPDREDAEERDQVTGVCDAVEELWTEHREGDILVFLSGEREIRDTADALASMDLPQTEVLPLFARLSAAEQHRVFGRHTGRRVVLATNVAETSLTVPGIRYVVDAGTARISRYSQRTKVQRLPIEPVSQASANQRAGRCGRVADGICIRLYSQDDFESRPEFTEPEIQRTSLASVILHMTSLGLGDIAAFPFVDAPDSRQVADGIRLLEELQAFDSGYAAEPAPVGAAPQRGRGRGRGRRLTAYGRTLARLPLDPRLGRMLIEADRLGCTREVLVIVAALSMQDPRERPADQQTQADQSHARFRDEHSDFISLLNLWRYLKDQQKALSGSAFRRMCKAEFLHYLRVREWQDLHTQLRQACRQQDIDPDRATAAKDEDPKADVIHQALLAGLLSHIGLRDEAKRDYLGARGARFAISPGSTLFRRQPTWVMSAELVETSRLWARTNARIDPVWAERLAAHLVKRTYSEPRWSRKQGAALATERVTLYGVPLVAARTVQYGRINPDESRDLFIRHALVEGDWETHHEFFRANQALLGRLAELEERARRRDLIVDDEALVEFYDQRVPAEVVSSRHFDSWWKRARRETPDLLTFTEEMLTRESADEVSAGDYPRTWRQGGLELPLTYQFEPGAAADGVTVHIPVQVLNQVEDDGFDWQVPGLRADLATALLKSLPKATRRHFVPTPDHAAAALADAQPGGGRRLVDEMARVLYARTGVRVQPGEWEVTRVPDHLRITFSVDDDRGRSLASGKDLEQLKAQLASQVQRRMSRAGAAIERKGLRQWDFGGLPATFETRSGGQAVQGYPALVDRGDSVDLVVLPGEREAEAATRLGVRRLLLLNTSAPWKRVLARLTNAQKLALGNNPHGSVPALLDDCLACAVDAIVAERQPGPVRDPEAFEEVLAAVRTHVATRVLNVVDEVEPVLGLAREVEQRLASLRAPAVASLAADLQAQLRSLVYPGFVADTGLARLPHLRRYLRGMLLRIEKAPGALPRDAQGQEVVDRVEEAYADLLDSLAPVDRRSQPVLDVGWMIEELRVSLFANSLGTAQPVSEKRIHKAIAALTA from the coding sequence GTGCCTGACCTCCACTACCCCGAGCACCTTCCCGTGGTGGAGCGCAAGGACGACATCGCCGAGGCCATCCGCCACCACCAGGTCGTCATCGTGGCCGGTGAGACGGGCTCGGGGAAGACGACCCAGCTCCCGAAGATCTGTCTCGAGCTCGGGCGCGGGCGTGAAGGGCTGGTCGGCCACACCCAGCCACGCAGGATCGCCGCGAGGTCGGTGGCCGAGCGCATCGCCGAGGAGCTCGAGGTCGAGCTCGGCACGGCGATCGGCTACCAGGTGCGCTTCACCGACCTCAGCAGCGACAACACCCTCGTCAAGGTGATGACCGACGGCATCCTCCTGAACGAGATGCAGCACGACCGACTGCTCAGCAAGTACGACACGATCATCATCGACGAGGCGCACGAGCGGTCGCTCAACATCGACTTCATCCTCGGCTACCTCAAGCAGCTGCTGCCGCGTCGTCCCGACCTCAAGGTCGTCATCACGTCGGCGACGATCGACCCGGAGAAGTTCGCGAAGCACTTCGCCGGACCCGACGGCACACCGGCGCCCATCATCGAGGTGTCCGGCCGCACCTACCCAGTCGAGGTCCGCTACCGGCCCCTCGTCGACCCCGACCGCGAGGACGCCGAGGAGCGCGACCAGGTCACCGGCGTCTGCGACGCGGTCGAGGAGCTGTGGACCGAGCACCGCGAGGGCGACATCCTCGTGTTCCTCTCCGGCGAGCGCGAGATCCGTGACACCGCAGACGCGCTCGCGTCGATGGACCTGCCGCAGACCGAGGTCCTGCCGCTGTTCGCCCGCCTCTCCGCGGCCGAGCAGCACCGGGTCTTCGGGCGGCACACGGGCCGCCGGGTGGTGCTCGCCACCAACGTCGCCGAGACCTCCCTGACGGTGCCCGGCATCCGCTACGTCGTCGACGCCGGCACCGCGCGCATCTCCCGCTACAGCCAGCGCACCAAGGTGCAGCGCCTGCCCATCGAGCCGGTCTCGCAGGCCAGTGCCAACCAGCGCGCCGGCCGGTGCGGCCGGGTCGCCGACGGCATCTGCATCCGCCTCTACTCCCAGGACGACTTCGAGAGCAGGCCGGAGTTCACCGAGCCCGAGATCCAGCGCACCAGCCTCGCCTCGGTCATCCTCCACATGACCTCCCTCGGCCTCGGCGACATCGCCGCCTTCCCCTTCGTCGACGCCCCCGACTCGCGCCAGGTCGCCGACGGCATCCGCCTCCTCGAGGAGCTCCAGGCCTTCGACAGCGGGTATGCCGCGGAGCCGGCCCCCGTGGGCGCCGCGCCGCAGCGGGGCCGCGGCCGCGGCCGCGGGCGCCGGCTCACGGCATACGGCAGGACCTTGGCGCGGCTCCCGCTGGACCCGCGGCTCGGACGCATGCTCATCGAGGCGGACAGGCTCGGGTGCACCCGCGAGGTGCTCGTCATCGTCGCGGCGCTGTCGATGCAGGACCCGCGTGAGCGCCCGGCCGACCAGCAGACCCAGGCCGACCAGTCCCACGCGCGGTTCCGCGACGAGCACTCCGACTTCATCTCACTGCTCAACCTGTGGCGTTACCTCAAGGACCAGCAGAAGGCGTTGAGCGGCAGTGCTTTTCGGCGCATGTGCAAGGCTGAGTTCCTGCACTACCTCAGGGTGCGGGAGTGGCAGGACCTGCACACCCAGCTTCGCCAGGCGTGCCGCCAGCAGGACATCGACCCCGACCGGGCGACCGCTGCGAAGGACGAGGACCCCAAGGCCGACGTCATCCACCAGGCCCTGCTGGCCGGCCTGCTGTCGCACATCGGGCTGCGCGACGAGGCCAAGCGCGACTACCTCGGCGCCCGCGGCGCGCGGTTCGCGATCTCGCCCGGCTCGACGCTGTTCCGCCGCCAGCCCACCTGGGTGATGTCGGCCGAGCTGGTCGAGACGAGCCGCCTGTGGGCCCGCACCAACGCCCGCATCGACCCGGTCTGGGCGGAGCGGCTGGCCGCCCACCTCGTCAAGCGCACCTACAGCGAGCCGCGCTGGTCGAGGAAGCAGGGCGCCGCGCTGGCCACCGAGCGGGTCACGCTCTATGGCGTCCCGCTGGTGGCGGCCCGCACCGTGCAGTACGGGCGGATCAACCCCGATGAGTCGCGCGACCTCTTCATCCGGCACGCGCTCGTCGAGGGCGACTGGGAGACCCACCACGAGTTCTTCCGTGCGAACCAGGCACTGCTGGGGCGCCTCGCGGAGCTCGAGGAGCGGGCCAGACGACGTGACCTCATTGTCGACGACGAGGCCCTCGTCGAGTTCTACGACCAGCGCGTCCCGGCCGAGGTGGTCTCCTCGCGCCACTTCGACAGCTGGTGGAAGAGGGCCCGCCGGGAGACCCCGGACCTGTTGACCTTCACCGAGGAGATGCTCACCCGCGAGTCTGCCGACGAGGTGTCCGCCGGCGACTACCCCCGCACCTGGCGGCAGGGTGGTCTCGAGCTGCCGCTGACCTACCAGTTCGAGCCGGGCGCGGCGGCCGACGGCGTGACGGTGCACATCCCGGTGCAGGTGCTCAACCAGGTGGAGGACGACGGATTCGACTGGCAGGTGCCCGGGCTCCGGGCCGACCTCGCCACGGCCCTGCTGAAGTCGCTGCCGAAGGCCACCCGTCGGCACTTCGTGCCCACGCCCGACCACGCGGCCGCGGCCCTGGCCGACGCCCAGCCGGGCGGCGGGCGCCGGCTCGTCGACGAGATGGCGCGGGTGCTCTACGCGCGCACCGGTGTGCGCGTGCAGCCGGGGGAGTGGGAGGTGACCCGGGTGCCTGACCACCTGCGGATCACCTTCAGCGTCGACGACGACCGCGGTCGATCCCTCGCCAGCGGCAAGGACCTCGAGCAGCTCAAGGCCCAGCTCGCCAGCCAGGTGCAGCGCCGGATGTCGCGAGCCGGGGCGGCGATCGAGCGGAAGGGCCTGCGGCAGTGGGACTTCGGCGGCCTGCCGGCGACCTTCGAGACGCGGTCCGGCGGGCAGGCCGTGCAGGGCTACCCGGCACTGGTCGACCGTGGCGACTCCGTCGACCTCGTGGTGCTGCCGGGGGAGCGGGAGGCCGAGGCGGCCACCCGGCTGGGGGTGCGGCGCCTGCTGCTGCTCAACACCTCCGCGCCCTGGAAGCGCGTGCTCGCCCGGCTCACCAATGCGCAGAAGCTGGCGCTGGGCAACAACCCGCACGGCAGCGTGCCCGCCCTGCTCGACGACTGCCTCGCCTGCGCGGTCGACGCGATCGTGGCCGAGCGGCAGCCGGGGCCCGTGCGCGACCCGGAGGCCTTCGAGGAGGTCCTGGCGGCGGTGCGCACCCACGTCGCCACCCGGGTGCTCAACGTCGTCGATGAGGTCGAGCCGGTGCTCGGCCTGGCCCGCGAGGTCGAGCAGCGGCTCGCCTCCCTGCGCGCCCCTGCGGTCGCCTCGCTCGCGGCCGACCTGCAGGCGCAGCTGCGCAGCCTCGTCTACCCCGGCTTCGTCGCCGACACCGGCCTCGCCCGCCTGCCCCACCTGCGGCGCTACCTGCGGGGGATGCTCCTGCGCATCGAGAAGGCCCCCGGTGCCCTCCCACGAGACGCCCAGGGCCAGGAGGTCGTCGACCGCGTGGAGGAGGCCTACGCCGACCTGCTCGATTCCCTCGCCCCGGTGGACCGCCGCTCCCAGCCCGTGCTCGACGTCGGGTGGATGATCGAGGAGCTGCGGGTGAGCCTCTTCGCCAACAGCCTGGGCACGGCCCAGCCCGTCTCGGAGAAGCGCATCCACAAGGCGATCGCGGCGCTCACCGCCTGA
- a CDS encoding response regulator transcription factor, whose protein sequence is MTRRRSRAQPVAALRVVLAGGSAAFRQGLQVLLEAGGVDVVASVQEPSALGDAVRTMAPDLAIVEACLSPSALDSGVEAALTLKGERPDVGVIVVANHPEPQDMQRLVDGAESGLGYLLSDTVQDVLGLLDALRRVASGGLALSPEVVKPLILERGQAAPLSRLSARDHEVLSLVAQGHSNSGIASALLLSAKTADSHVTGLLQELGVEHDGTENGRARATLSLLRSP, encoded by the coding sequence ATGACCCGGCGCCGCTCCCGGGCCCAACCCGTCGCCGCCCTCCGGGTGGTGCTGGCCGGTGGATCCGCCGCCTTCCGCCAGGGGCTGCAGGTGCTCCTCGAGGCGGGAGGGGTCGACGTGGTGGCCTCGGTGCAGGAGCCGTCAGCACTCGGGGACGCCGTACGCACCATGGCACCGGACCTTGCGATCGTGGAGGCCTGCCTCTCCCCCAGCGCGCTCGACTCCGGCGTGGAGGCGGCGCTCACCCTCAAGGGCGAGCGCCCGGATGTCGGGGTGATCGTCGTCGCCAACCACCCCGAGCCGCAGGACATGCAGCGCCTCGTGGACGGGGCTGAGAGCGGCCTGGGCTACCTCCTCAGTGACACGGTCCAGGACGTGCTCGGCCTGCTCGACGCGCTGCGCCGGGTCGCGAGTGGCGGGCTCGCGCTGTCGCCTGAGGTGGTCAAGCCCCTGATCCTCGAGCGGGGGCAGGCGGCGCCGCTGTCACGGCTCAGCGCGCGCGACCACGAGGTGCTCTCGCTCGTGGCCCAGGGCCACTCCAACTCCGGGATCGCCTCGGCGCTGTTGCTGTCGGCGAAGACCGCCGACAGCCACGTCACCGGCCTGCTGCAGGAGCTCGGCGTGGAGCATGACGGCACCGAGAACGGTCGGGCCCGGGCCACGCTCTCGCTCCTGCGCTCGCCGTGA
- a CDS encoding DUF2249 domain-containing protein: MDTVVIASTEQDAAAVEAVKGHHAEMAGTLSMLARRIAAAIDTGSSLAARDELVGWAEGDLVPHALAEEKAMYPLAHEDSRARLLIDAMLAEHALIMDLVARLRGATTQVEAAAWARALSVTFESHLAKENDQVLPLLAQSPGVSLAGALTGMHELLGDHGEGHDHSGDRAAAEPEVGGCGGGCACGESDGPDLPELDARAVPHAIRHATIFGALDALGPGAGMVLIAPHDPLPLLRQVEEREPGAFTVDYLARGPETWRLRFVRA; encoded by the coding sequence GTGGACACCGTCGTCATCGCGTCAACCGAGCAGGACGCTGCCGCCGTCGAGGCCGTCAAAGGTCACCACGCAGAGATGGCGGGCACCCTGTCCATGCTCGCCCGCCGGATCGCCGCTGCGATCGACACCGGGTCATCGCTCGCCGCCCGGGACGAGCTCGTCGGCTGGGCCGAGGGCGACCTGGTGCCCCACGCGCTCGCCGAGGAGAAGGCGATGTACCCGCTGGCCCACGAGGACAGCCGCGCCCGGCTGCTCATCGACGCCATGCTGGCCGAGCACGCGCTCATCATGGACCTCGTCGCCCGGCTCAGGGGCGCGACGACCCAGGTCGAGGCGGCAGCCTGGGCAAGGGCGCTGTCCGTCACCTTCGAGAGCCACCTCGCGAAGGAGAACGACCAGGTCCTGCCCCTGCTGGCGCAGTCACCGGGGGTCTCCCTCGCCGGCGCCCTGACGGGCATGCACGAGCTGCTCGGCGACCACGGCGAGGGCCACGACCACAGCGGTGACCGCGCCGCCGCCGAGCCCGAGGTCGGTGGGTGTGGCGGGGGCTGTGCCTGTGGTGAGAGCGACGGCCCCGACCTGCCCGAGCTCGACGCGCGCGCCGTGCCCCACGCCATCCGACACGCGACGATCTTCGGCGCCCTGGATGCGCTGGGCCCGGGCGCCGGCATGGTGCTGATCGCCCCGCACGACCCGCTACCCCTGCTGAGGCAGGTCGAGGAGCGTGAGCCCGGGGCCTTCACGGTCGACTACCTCGCGCGCGGCCCCGAGACGTGGAGGCTCCGCTTCGTGCGCGCCTGA